The genome window TGCAAGATGTATTCATCATCATCAAACATCGTTAGCACAAGAATACGAATCCACGGAGAACGTTGCAAAATCTCATAAGTTGCAGTGACTCCATCACAAACAGGCATTCTCACATCCATCAAGATCAAATCAGGATGTAAAGACTCGCTGAGGGCGATCGCCTCTTGCCCATCTCTTGCCTGTCCAATCACTTCTAGATCTTCCTCAGCCGACAATAGTGTGGCTAGGTTTCGCCGAAAGGTATCCTGATCGTCTACAATCAGAAGCTGAATCATAAGGGAAGGGTAATAAAGATTTTTGTTCCTGAGCCTAGACTACTAGTAATTGTTAATCTACCTTTTAACAATTGAACTCGCTCTTCAATTCCCCGTAGCCCAAAGCCTGAAGGTGTCTGCGCTCTGTCAAAGCCCTGACCATCATCCTCCAGTTCTAGAATGATACTTTCAGCCGTGGAACAAGTGCGGAAATAAATCTGAGAGGCTTTCGCATGTTTCTGGATATTCGTCAAACCTTCTCTAACAATACAGTAGATGTGGTGGCTAGTTTGCAAGGGCAACTGAGGTAGGTTTACCTCCCAGCGAACGTTTAAGCCTGGGCGACATCGAACTTGTTCAACTAAGCTCAACAGAATTTGATTGAGATCAAAATTTTCTGACTGACGAATTGTCTGCAATGCATGGCTAACATCTTCAATGCATTGGCGTGAAAGAAATTGCGCTGCTTCTACCGCTTGAGTTAATTCATTAACCCCATGCTGATGCAGTTTTTGGTGAATGACCGCAAGTTCGCTATCGAGGTTTGTCAAGCCATATCCTAAAGAGTCGTGAATGTCACGGGCAATGCGAGTGCGCTCTAGCGTGGCGGTCAAGGTTCTAACCTGTTGAGCCAGTATCATTGCTTGCTGGCGGCTGCGATTTTCAGAGATCCATGCAAAGCTAAGTAACACTGAAAAAGTACTTGCAGCGATATAACTGCCTACATCATTAATCAGCTGAGCTATTAACGCTCTTTCGGGATGGTTCAAATATTCAGCTGTGTTAGCGCGAATGTGTGCCACAGTTTGTTCCCACTGTGTCGTAAAACTCCAAATTAAGCCAACCTGCCAAACGATCGCCATCGTTATTACAAGCAGGATGACATCTCTTCGTTTCAATAGAAAGCAACTTTTAGCAACGATGAGATACAGCAGAATCTCTAGATTCCAGCCAGAGAAAAAGCGTGTGGGAAGCAACGCAAGCACACT of Pseudanabaena sp. FACHB-2040 contains these proteins:
- a CDS encoding sensor histidine kinase; this translates as MFLVIAVVITLNGFGQTSASEFYVTFASLAACALLSLRLPTDRPLWQRRLYIGLSVLALLPTRFFSGWNLEILLYLIVAKSCFLLKRRDVILLVITMAIVWQVGLIWSFTTQWEQTVAHIRANTAEYLNHPERALIAQLINDVGSYIAASTFSVLLSFAWISENRSRQQAMILAQQVRTLTATLERTRIARDIHDSLGYGLTNLDSELAVIHQKLHQHGVNELTQAVEAAQFLSRQCIEDVSHALQTIRQSENFDLNQILLSLVEQVRCRPGLNVRWEVNLPQLPLQTSHHIYCIVREGLTNIQKHAKASQIYFRTCSTAESIILELEDDGQGFDRAQTPSGFGLRGIEERVQLLKGRLTITSSLGSGTKIFITLPL